One window of the Brevibacterium limosum genome contains the following:
- a CDS encoding ABC transporter permease — protein sequence MTDIMSLPGTGQEQPEQPPEAAKRKRPTTAWTLFRRNRVALIGLSLLAVILLAITFGPMIYPNNPFEIVGIPMEAPGESDVLLGTDALGRDLFAELLYGGRATMLVGVVAAVLSTAIGIILGGFAGYHRGWADSAAVRITEFFQVLPPLLLAMVLVTLFTPSLLTITIAIGVVSWPATMRITRAEFLRIRELDYVRNDRAAGAGDFWIIMKTILPNALPPIVVMSTLVIGQAMLFEAGLSFLGLGDPNTMSWGLILGNNREQMLTAWWPVAFPGLAIFLAVLSVSLSGDGLNDALNPKGRER from the coding sequence ATGACCGACATCATGTCACTGCCGGGCACCGGTCAGGAACAGCCGGAGCAGCCGCCGGAGGCTGCGAAACGGAAGCGACCGACGACGGCATGGACCCTGTTCCGACGCAACCGCGTCGCCCTCATCGGTCTCTCGTTGCTTGCTGTGATTCTGCTCGCCATCACCTTCGGGCCGATGATCTACCCGAACAACCCCTTCGAGATCGTCGGCATTCCGATGGAGGCCCCGGGCGAGTCCGATGTGCTGCTCGGCACCGATGCCCTCGGACGCGATCTGTTCGCCGAGCTGCTCTATGGCGGACGAGCCACCATGCTCGTCGGCGTGGTAGCGGCCGTCCTGTCGACGGCGATCGGAATCATCCTCGGCGGGTTCGCCGGCTATCACCGAGGATGGGCCGACTCTGCAGCAGTGCGCATCACCGAGTTCTTCCAAGTGCTGCCTCCGCTGCTGCTGGCCATGGTGCTCGTGACTCTGTTCACCCCGAGTCTGCTGACGATCACGATCGCCATCGGCGTCGTCAGCTGGCCGGCGACCATGCGCATCACCCGCGCCGAGTTCCTGCGCATCCGCGAACTCGACTACGTCAGGAACGACCGCGCTGCCGGAGCCGGTGACTTCTGGATCATCATGAAGACGATCCTGCCCAATGCACTGCCCCCGATCGTCGTCATGTCGACCTTGGTCATCGGTCAGGCGATGCTCTTCGAAGCGGGACTGAGCTTCCTCGGTCTCGGCGACCCGAACACGATGAGCTGGGGTCTCATCCTCGGCAACAACCGTGAGCAGATGCTCACCGCCTGGTGGCCGGTGGCCTTCCCGGGTCTGGCCATCTTCCTCGCCGTCCTCAGCGTCAGCCTCTCCGGCGACGGACTCAACGACGCACTCAACCCCAAAGGTCGTGAACGATGA
- a CDS encoding ABC transporter permease: MSQTVPPKIRLKGRRSMALARSRSIASRIGQAVLLLLAVVIFNFVLIHLAPGDPATVIAGESGGTTPEQLEAIREAYGLNDPILVQLWHYLVKIVHFDLGYSFYFGQDVTALIGERLYPTVLLAGTGMTVGLIIGTLLGVVAAIKPQGILSYFVTVLALVGFAAPVFWTSVLLLLALSIALPIFPVQGMNSIIVSPHVLPQMWDTAMHLVLPATALALIYVALYSRTARTSMLEVLDSDYIRTAWAKGLGGKVVIFKHALRNAVLPVVTLLGLHVGALLSSVVLIEVVFNWPGLGSLLLESILRRDTPVILGILLASSVLVIIANLVTDVAYRIIDPRIAVSGGPQ; the protein is encoded by the coding sequence ATGTCTCAGACAGTTCCTCCGAAGATCAGACTCAAAGGGCGCAGAAGCATGGCCTTGGCTCGGTCCCGGTCGATCGCCTCACGCATCGGGCAGGCAGTGCTCCTCCTGCTCGCCGTCGTCATCTTCAACTTCGTCCTCATCCATCTGGCCCCCGGAGATCCGGCCACCGTCATCGCCGGCGAGTCCGGCGGCACCACACCCGAACAGCTCGAAGCGATCCGAGAGGCCTATGGGCTCAACGACCCGATCCTCGTCCAGCTCTGGCACTATCTGGTCAAGATCGTCCACTTCGACCTCGGCTACTCGTTCTATTTCGGACAGGACGTGACAGCGCTCATCGGCGAACGTCTGTATCCGACCGTGCTTCTCGCCGGGACGGGAATGACCGTCGGCCTGATCATCGGCACACTGCTCGGCGTCGTCGCCGCGATCAAGCCGCAGGGAATCCTCAGCTACTTCGTCACCGTCCTCGCTCTCGTCGGCTTCGCCGCACCGGTGTTCTGGACCTCTGTGCTGCTGCTGCTGGCGCTGTCGATCGCTCTGCCGATCTTCCCGGTGCAGGGGATGAACTCGATCATCGTCTCCCCGCATGTGCTTCCGCAGATGTGGGACACGGCGATGCACCTGGTCCTGCCTGCCACGGCTCTCGCGCTCATCTATGTGGCCCTCTACAGTCGCACCGCACGCACGAGCATGCTCGAAGTCCTCGACTCCGATTACATCCGCACTGCTTGGGCCAAAGGCCTGGGCGGCAAGGTCGTCATCTTCAAACATGCGCTGCGAAATGCCGTGCTTCCGGTCGTCACGCTCCTCGGACTCCACGTCGGTGCCCTGCTGTCGAGCGTGGTCCTCATCGAGGTCGTGTTCAACTGGCCGGGGCTCGGCTCACTGCTGCTCGAGTCGATCCTCCGCCGCGACACTCCCGTGATCCTGGGAATCCTGCTGGCCAGTTCCGTCCTCGTCATCATCGCCAATCTGGTCACCGATGTGGCCTACCGCATCATCGATCCGCGGATCGCCGTCTCAGGAGGGCCACAATGA
- a CDS encoding ABC transporter substrate-binding protein — protein MKFTRRKNDADRPRPLKRKTACLLTLAIAIAAALGLVLGGCAAPSALVGSSDDTLIFGTGSVPRVLNPAVQSGLATATPGAQLFASPVRLNDDLEPEPYLAKSWKESADGKTMTLHLAEDAKFHDGQPVTSEDVAFSLGVVKREHPFGANLFGPVTSVDTPDDQTVVINMSRRHPALMTAMSPPFLPVMPKHVYGSDDTVADDPHNAQNVVGSGPYRLASNLEGKRIVLDKVDDFFMDNAKAPKQVLIEIISDENTLALATEKGEIDMMLSNTPSILSRMEAVDGVTVADEGYEGLGALAWLGFNVKSDNVSDKRVRQAIAYAIDRDYLVNKLHRGQIEAATSPIANGSPYFDDSLPHYDRDLDKAADLLDEAGYPLDEHGNRFTVQLDYDPLSAEMSSSIAETIKANLKDVGITVKIRSSADEPTWGNRVANYDYDMTLDNVWNWGDPAVGVERTYLCDNIKKGVLWANMSQYCNEDVDRLFKKAAAAPDEKTRKSDYAKVQKILTDELPILPLENQQYRNIYSDSVHNAPNGSFGIMSPLLDTSMEG, from the coding sequence ATGAAGTTCACCCGCAGAAAGAACGACGCGGATCGTCCGCGGCCACTCAAGCGGAAGACCGCCTGCCTACTCACCCTGGCCATCGCGATCGCGGCGGCGCTGGGGCTGGTGCTCGGCGGATGCGCGGCACCGTCCGCGCTGGTCGGCAGCAGCGATGACACGCTCATCTTCGGCACTGGTTCGGTCCCTCGCGTCCTCAATCCCGCGGTCCAGTCGGGGCTTGCGACGGCGACTCCCGGTGCGCAGCTGTTCGCCAGTCCGGTCCGGCTCAACGACGACCTCGAACCAGAGCCGTATCTGGCGAAGTCATGGAAGGAATCGGCCGATGGGAAGACGATGACCCTCCACCTCGCAGAGGACGCGAAATTCCACGACGGCCAGCCTGTCACTTCCGAGGACGTGGCCTTCTCGCTAGGGGTCGTGAAGAGGGAACATCCCTTCGGAGCCAATCTCTTCGGCCCTGTCACCAGCGTGGACACCCCCGATGATCAGACCGTGGTGATCAATATGTCGCGCAGGCACCCGGCGCTGATGACCGCGATGAGTCCGCCGTTCCTTCCGGTCATGCCGAAGCATGTCTACGGCAGCGATGACACGGTGGCCGACGATCCGCACAACGCACAGAACGTCGTCGGCTCCGGCCCCTACCGCCTGGCCAGCAATCTCGAAGGCAAACGCATTGTGCTCGACAAGGTCGATGACTTCTTTATGGACAATGCGAAGGCTCCGAAGCAGGTGCTCATCGAGATCATCTCCGATGAGAACACTCTGGCGCTGGCGACCGAGAAGGGCGAGATCGACATGATGCTCTCGAACACGCCCTCCATCCTCTCGCGCATGGAGGCCGTCGACGGAGTCACGGTTGCCGATGAGGGCTACGAAGGACTGGGCGCCCTCGCCTGGTTGGGGTTCAACGTCAAAAGCGATAACGTCTCGGACAAGCGGGTTCGCCAGGCAATCGCCTATGCGATCGACCGCGACTACCTTGTCAACAAGCTCCATCGAGGCCAGATCGAAGCAGCCACGAGCCCGATCGCCAACGGCAGCCCCTATTTCGACGATTCGCTCCCCCACTACGACAGGGATCTCGACAAGGCCGCAGATCTGCTCGACGAGGCGGGCTACCCACTCGATGAGCACGGCAATCGGTTCACCGTCCAGCTCGACTACGATCCGCTCAGCGCCGAGATGTCATCGAGCATCGCCGAGACCATCAAAGCCAACCTCAAAGACGTCGGCATCACCGTGAAGATCCGCAGCTCCGCCGATGAGCCGACCTGGGGCAACCGAGTGGCGAACTACGACTACGACATGACTCTGGACAACGTTTGGAATTGGGGCGACCCGGCCGTCGGAGTCGAACGCACCTACCTGTGCGACAACATCAAGAAAGGCGTGCTCTGGGCGAACATGTCCCAGTACTGCAATGAGGACGTCGACCGACTCTTCAAGAAGGCCGCCGCCGCGCCGGATGAGAAGACGCGCAAGTCCGATTATGCGAAGGTCCAGAAGATCCTCACCGACGAACTGCCGATCCTGCCTCTGGAGAACCAACAGTATCGCAACATCTATTCGGACTCCGTGCACAACGCTCCCAATGGCTCGTTCGGCATCATGTCGCCGTTGCTCGACACTTCGATGGAAGGTTGA
- a CDS encoding CobW family GTP-binding protein produces MIELTVIGGYLGAGKTALLNEILDRTDGERVAVIVNDFGTVNIDAEILANDDGRTWEIANGCICCDLSDGMAAAIESIRTASPPVTRIFVEVSGVGQPEVVARWGDHPGFVRGGALVCADATSIRRDVNRKWVGETVLSQLRGADRILLTKTDLVDGQQQSEVVDWLKADPGITAEIIARDDVLAGGRSQRSATAPGADCAVAGALPPIDDGDGSRSAARTHSSWSITAASAIAPEVLCGLILDLPETVVRAKGILPDERRPGHRFLVQYDGTRCETSDITPEFADSDGGTVADGLSARGSAAPDTPGRLVIIAAGDHVGPPSAVTALAQALHGWVGD; encoded by the coding sequence ATGATCGAGCTGACTGTGATCGGCGGCTACCTCGGGGCGGGCAAGACCGCGCTGCTCAACGAGATCCTCGATCGGACCGACGGTGAGCGCGTCGCGGTCATCGTCAACGACTTCGGCACGGTCAACATCGATGCGGAGATCCTCGCCAACGATGACGGTCGGACGTGGGAGATCGCCAATGGGTGCATCTGCTGCGACCTCTCGGATGGGATGGCCGCCGCGATCGAAAGCATCCGGACCGCCTCTCCCCCGGTCACCCGCATCTTCGTCGAGGTCAGCGGGGTCGGCCAGCCCGAAGTCGTCGCCCGCTGGGGCGATCATCCCGGGTTCGTCCGTGGTGGAGCCCTCGTCTGCGCCGATGCCACCTCCATCCGCCGGGACGTCAACCGGAAGTGGGTGGGAGAGACGGTGCTGTCGCAGCTGCGCGGCGCCGACCGAATTCTGTTGACGAAGACGGATCTGGTCGATGGCCAGCAGCAGAGTGAGGTCGTCGACTGGTTGAAGGCGGATCCGGGCATCACCGCCGAGATCATCGCCCGGGACGACGTCTTGGCCGGTGGTCGGTCGCAGCGATCGGCAACGGCGCCCGGTGCTGATTGCGCAGTCGCCGGGGCCCTGCCACCGATCGACGACGGGGACGGGTCCCGCTCCGCCGCACGAACTCACAGTTCGTGGTCGATCACGGCCGCCTCGGCGATCGCCCCGGAGGTGCTGTGCGGTCTCATCCTCGACCTGCCGGAGACCGTCGTCCGCGCCAAAGGGATCCTGCCCGACGAGCGGAGGCCCGGCCACCGGTTCCTCGTCCAATATGACGGCACGAGGTGCGAGACCAGCGACATCACACCGGAGTTCGCGGACTCGGACGGCGGCACGGTCGCCGACGGCCTGAGCGCACGTGGATCCGCGGCCCCTGACACCCCGGGCCGCCTCGTCATCATCGCGGCCGGCGATCATGTCGGCCCTCCCTCGGCCGTGACCGCACTGGCCCAGGCACTTCACGGGTGGGTCGGCGACTAG
- a CDS encoding amidohydrolase: MNSPEQIIYPARTVRTLDPARPTAEAVMVRGARIRAVGSLDELKAYGPSRIDDRYADAVIFPGMVEAHAHAGSGGMWANTYVGSYPRKDPEGRVWAGCTNIDEVLERLRAADAELDDGELLVAWGLDPIFFPGERLDKRHLDTVSQTRPIFVSHQSGHLATVNSAMLRFEGIDRDCPVEGVVRGPDGEPNGELREPPAIALISSASSLLGGPFDPDALHGFAADARNHGVTTSADLGNPYIMTDALSEHRRIIDDEDFPLRLSLFHLGGGMGAGGDPDTASRTLADLAETGSEKMHLGGVKLFLDGSIQGFTARLQAPGYLSEDGNGIWLSSPEEFYRAFRAYHSAGSVIHVHCNGDEATELFLDTVERVLAEVPRWDHRHTVTHSQLTTPAQYRRMKALGVCANIFSNHIWYWGDQHRDLILGPDRAERMNAAATALRIGVPISLHCDTPVTPLDALATASYAAERATPSGRVLGVHERISVVQALDAVTLGAAYMLKLDHLVGSLEAGKFADFAILDRDPYDCEPAELREITVHGTVVAGRHFQAAG, encoded by the coding sequence ATGAACTCGCCCGAACAGATCATCTACCCAGCCCGTACCGTACGGACCCTTGATCCCGCACGACCCACCGCCGAGGCGGTCATGGTCCGCGGAGCGCGGATCCGAGCCGTCGGTTCCCTCGACGAGCTCAAGGCCTACGGTCCCTCCCGCATCGACGACCGCTACGCGGATGCCGTGATCTTCCCCGGAATGGTCGAAGCCCACGCACATGCCGGCAGCGGCGGGATGTGGGCGAACACCTATGTCGGCTCCTACCCGCGCAAAGATCCCGAGGGCCGAGTCTGGGCCGGCTGCACGAACATCGACGAAGTTCTCGAGCGACTGCGCGCCGCCGATGCCGAACTCGACGACGGTGAGCTGCTGGTCGCCTGGGGGCTCGACCCGATCTTCTTCCCCGGCGAGCGCCTCGACAAGCGGCATCTGGACACGGTGTCACAGACACGACCGATCTTCGTCAGCCACCAGAGCGGGCATCTGGCCACCGTGAACTCGGCGATGCTGCGCTTCGAGGGCATCGACCGCGACTGCCCGGTCGAAGGCGTCGTCCGCGGCCCTGACGGCGAACCCAACGGCGAACTGCGGGAGCCTCCGGCGATCGCGCTGATCTCCAGCGCCTCCTCCCTTCTCGGCGGTCCGTTCGATCCGGATGCTCTGCACGGTTTCGCCGCCGACGCCCGCAACCATGGGGTGACCACCTCGGCGGATCTCGGCAATCCCTACATCATGACCGATGCTCTCAGCGAGCATCGCCGAATCATCGACGACGAGGACTTCCCGCTCCGGCTCTCGCTGTTCCACCTCGGCGGAGGCATGGGTGCCGGCGGCGATCCGGACACGGCGTCGCGGACTCTGGCGGATCTGGCGGAGACCGGGAGCGAGAAGATGCACCTCGGCGGGGTCAAACTCTTCCTCGACGGGTCCATCCAGGGCTTCACCGCCCGACTTCAGGCCCCCGGTTATCTGTCAGAGGACGGCAACGGCATCTGGCTGTCATCACCGGAGGAGTTCTATCGGGCCTTCCGCGCCTACCATTCGGCCGGTTCGGTCATCCATGTCCACTGCAACGGCGACGAAGCCACGGAGCTCTTCCTCGACACCGTCGAGCGGGTGCTGGCCGAGGTTCCGCGCTGGGACCACCGGCACACGGTTACGCACAGTCAGCTGACCACTCCGGCGCAGTACCGGAGGATGAAGGCTCTGGGCGTGTGTGCGAACATCTTCTCCAACCACATCTGGTATTGGGGCGACCAGCACCGGGACCTCATCCTCGGGCCCGATCGCGCCGAACGCATGAACGCCGCCGCGACCGCCCTGCGCATCGGGGTGCCGATCTCGCTGCACTGTGACACTCCCGTCACTCCTCTCGATGCGCTGGCCACGGCCTCCTATGCGGCCGAACGAGCCACACCGAGCGGCCGCGTGCTCGGAGTCCACGAGAGGATCAGCGTGGTTCAGGCTCTCGACGCCGTCACCCTGGGAGCGGCCTATATGCTCAAGCTCGACCACCTCGTCGGGTCGTTGGAGGCGGGCAAGTTCGCCGACTTCGCGATCCTCGATCGGGATCCCTACGACTGCGAGCCGGCCGAACTGCGCGAGATCACCGTCCACGGGACCGTCGTCGCCGGTCGGCACTTCCAGGCGGCTGGCTGA
- the xsc gene encoding sulfoacetaldehyde acetyltransferase has product MTELADRTESAALSDAVTTQKITSSEAFVETMVANGVTDIFGIMGSAFMDAMDIFAPAGIDFIPVVHEQGAAHMADGYARASGRHGVVTGQNGPGISNCVTAIAAAFWAHSPVVIVTPEAGTNSIGLGGFQEANQLPMFQEFTKYQGHVSNASRMSEFTARCFDRAKSEMGPTQLNIPRDFFYGECDPQIPQPQKIDRGPGGTESLEEAAALLASAKNPVIVSGGGVVMADGVDECIALAERLGSPVVNSYQHNDSFPASHPLWAGPLGYQGSKAGMTLINQADVVLALGTRLGPFGTLPQYEFDYWPTNAKIIQVDADQKMLGLVKKIDVGICGDAKAVAEDLLARLNAREVACDATKDQRAGLIKAEKNAWEAELDSWTHEKDEFSLDAIEEAEKEDGNWLHPRQVLRELEKAMPADVMVSTDIGNINSVAHSYLRFERPRSFFAPMSFGNCGYALPTIIGAKRAAPERPAIAYAGDGAWAMSMVEVLTAVRHDIPVTAVVFRNRQWGAEKKNQVEFYGHRFIAGELDNGESFAAMAESMGADGIVVDDLAQVGPALQKAVDAQMNEGKTTVIEIMCTKELGDPFRRDALRKPVRTLDKYKDYV; this is encoded by the coding sequence ATGACGGAACTGGCCGATCGAACCGAGAGTGCGGCGCTGAGCGACGCGGTCACCACTCAGAAGATCACCTCTTCAGAGGCCTTCGTCGAAACGATGGTGGCCAACGGTGTCACCGATATCTTCGGCATCATGGGCTCGGCGTTCATGGACGCAATGGACATCTTCGCCCCCGCCGGAATCGACTTCATTCCCGTGGTTCACGAGCAGGGCGCCGCGCACATGGCCGATGGCTACGCCCGCGCATCGGGACGGCACGGGGTGGTCACCGGTCAGAACGGGCCGGGCATCTCGAACTGCGTGACAGCGATCGCCGCTGCCTTCTGGGCACATTCGCCGGTCGTCATCGTCACTCCGGAGGCGGGTACGAACTCGATCGGACTCGGTGGATTCCAAGAGGCGAATCAGCTGCCGATGTTCCAGGAGTTCACGAAGTACCAGGGACATGTGTCCAACGCGTCCCGCATGTCCGAATTCACCGCCCGCTGTTTCGACCGCGCGAAGTCGGAGATGGGTCCGACCCAGCTCAACATCCCCCGTGACTTCTTCTACGGGGAATGCGATCCGCAGATCCCCCAGCCGCAGAAGATCGACCGTGGGCCCGGTGGTACGGAGTCCCTCGAAGAGGCAGCAGCACTGCTCGCCTCGGCGAAGAATCCGGTCATCGTCTCCGGCGGTGGAGTTGTCATGGCCGACGGCGTCGACGAGTGCATTGCCTTGGCTGAACGCCTCGGATCGCCCGTGGTCAACAGCTACCAGCACAACGACTCCTTCCCCGCCAGCCACCCCCTGTGGGCCGGACCGCTGGGGTACCAGGGCTCGAAGGCCGGGATGACGCTGATCAACCAGGCCGATGTCGTCCTCGCGCTGGGCACCCGTCTGGGACCGTTCGGCACACTTCCCCAGTACGAATTCGACTACTGGCCCACCAATGCGAAGATCATCCAGGTCGACGCCGACCAGAAGATGCTCGGTTTGGTCAAGAAGATCGACGTCGGCATCTGCGGTGACGCCAAGGCCGTCGCCGAGGACCTCCTCGCCCGCCTCAACGCCCGCGAGGTCGCCTGCGACGCCACGAAGGACCAGCGCGCCGGCCTCATCAAGGCGGAGAAGAACGCCTGGGAGGCCGAACTCGATTCTTGGACTCACGAGAAGGATGAGTTCTCTCTCGACGCCATCGAAGAGGCCGAGAAGGAGGACGGCAACTGGCTGCATCCGCGTCAGGTGCTGCGCGAGCTCGAGAAGGCGATGCCCGCCGACGTCATGGTCTCCACCGACATCGGCAACATCAACTCGGTCGCCCACAGCTACCTGCGTTTCGAACGTCCCCGCAGCTTCTTCGCTCCGATGAGCTTCGGCAACTGCGGCTACGCCCTGCCGACGATCATCGGTGCCAAGCGCGCCGCCCCCGAACGCCCAGCGATCGCTTACGCCGGTGACGGTGCCTGGGCGATGAGCATGGTCGAGGTGCTCACCGCGGTCCGCCACGACATCCCGGTCACCGCGGTGGTCTTCCGCAACCGGCAGTGGGGTGCGGAGAAGAAGAATCAGGTGGAGTTCTACGGTCACCGATTCATCGCCGGTGAGCTCGACAACGGTGAGAGCTTCGCGGCCATGGCCGAGTCGATGGGAGCCGACGGCATCGTCGTCGACGACCTCGCCCAGGTGGGCCCGGCCCTGCAGAAGGCCGTGGACGCACAGATGAATGAAGGCAAGACCACGGTCATCGAGATCATGTGCACGAAGGAGCTCGGCGACCCCTTCCGCCGCGATGCTCTGCGCAAGCCGGTTCGAACTCTGGACAAGTACAAGGACTACGTGTGA
- a CDS encoding IclR family transcriptional regulator has protein sequence MDDLAEPGFDESVSLDGETPALRLVSLLEFISTRDQIFTLQSLVVQTGLPKPTLHRMLQQLEGAGLLTRHSDGRHYGTGARLRRMAEDVLLNDSRQGARRMILSQLSEEVGESCNLTAVSGDEVIYLDRVETSHPLRVHLEAGSRVPIHASASGKMIASQYGETPRRRLLTSSLLREFTPHTLTDPAELESELDAARRSGYALDRQEYLEGLVCLAVLIPTDIGRSNQALAVQAPVIRKSIDDLVELLPVVREAAQRMAVLDEIDRADENSA, from the coding sequence ATGGATGATCTGGCTGAGCCCGGGTTCGACGAAAGCGTGTCACTCGACGGGGAGACTCCGGCGCTGAGGCTGGTGTCGCTGTTGGAGTTCATCTCCACCCGCGACCAGATCTTCACGCTTCAGTCTCTCGTCGTGCAGACAGGGCTGCCCAAGCCCACCCTCCACCGGATGCTCCAGCAGCTCGAGGGTGCGGGACTGCTCACCCGGCACAGCGACGGCCGCCATTACGGCACCGGAGCGAGACTGCGGAGAATGGCTGAGGACGTTCTGCTCAATGACTCGAGACAGGGAGCGCGGCGGATGATCCTCTCCCAGCTGTCCGAGGAGGTCGGTGAGAGCTGCAACCTCACCGCGGTCTCCGGCGATGAGGTCATCTACCTCGACCGGGTCGAGACCTCACACCCGCTGCGCGTGCATCTCGAAGCCGGCAGCCGTGTGCCGATCCATGCCTCGGCCAGTGGGAAGATGATCGCCTCCCAGTACGGGGAGACGCCGCGTCGCAGACTGCTGACCAGTTCGCTCTTGAGGGAGTTCACGCCGCACACGCTCACCGATCCCGCAGAGCTCGAGTCCGAGCTCGATGCGGCTCGACGCTCTGGATATGCCCTTGACCGGCAGGAATACCTCGAAGGTCTCGTCTGCCTTGCCGTGCTCATTCCCACCGACATCGGTCGGTCCAACCAGGCCCTGGCAGTTCAGGCCCCCGTGATCCGAAAGTCGATCGACGATCTCGTCGAACTCCTGCCGGTGGTCCGAGAAGCTGCTCAGCGCATGGCTGTGCTCGATGAGATCGATCGCGCCGACGAGAACTCGGCCTGA
- a CDS encoding AAA family ATPase yields the protein MADVSTLQELFGINADMPVPMLDDDSDLIPRIDENYRFDPEVTRAILAGFSHGSRVLVQGLHGTGKSTHIEQIAARLNWPLMRVNLDGQISRSDLVGKDQVVIEDGQPRTAFEEGVIPYALTRPMALVFDEYDAGRPEVMFIIQRLLERDGLFTLTEQNRVIRPHPHFRLFATANTVGLGNVNGLYHGVNRLNQAQLDRWNIIASLDYLDPAEELLVVTGQVPEAATKLGEETVATMIEVAQLTRSGFAAGDVSALMSPRTVISWAENSVIFGDVELAFRFSFLNRCDSTEHPLVAEYYQRCFGGELDLDHAATAS from the coding sequence ATGGCCGACGTTTCAACACTGCAAGAACTGTTCGGCATCAATGCCGACATGCCCGTGCCGATGCTCGACGACGACAGCGATCTGATCCCGCGCATCGATGAGAACTACCGCTTCGACCCTGAGGTGACCCGAGCGATCCTCGCCGGATTCTCCCACGGATCCCGTGTGCTCGTGCAGGGACTGCACGGGACAGGGAAGTCCACGCACATCGAACAGATCGCCGCCCGCCTCAACTGGCCGCTCATGCGCGTCAACCTCGACGGGCAGATCTCGCGGTCCGACCTCGTAGGCAAGGATCAGGTCGTCATCGAGGACGGACAGCCCCGCACTGCCTTCGAAGAAGGTGTCATCCCCTATGCGCTGACGCGGCCGATGGCGCTGGTCTTCGACGAATACGACGCCGGCCGCCCAGAGGTCATGTTCATCATCCAGCGCCTGCTCGAACGCGATGGCCTGTTCACCCTCACCGAGCAGAACCGGGTCATTCGGCCGCATCCGCACTTCCGGCTCTTCGCTACGGCGAACACGGTCGGCCTCGGCAATGTCAACGGCCTCTATCACGGAGTCAATCGGCTCAACCAGGCTCAACTCGACCGGTGGAACATCATCGCCTCGCTGGACTATCTCGACCCGGCCGAAGAACTCCTCGTCGTCACCGGACAGGTGCCGGAGGCAGCGACGAAGCTCGGCGAAGAGACGGTGGCGACGATGATCGAGGTGGCGCAGCTGACGCGCAGCGGATTCGCCGCCGGCGACGTCTCCGCTCTCATGTCACCGCGCACAGTCATCTCCTGGGCGGAGAACTCGGTGATCTTCGGCGATGTCGAATTGGCGTTCCGGTTCTCCTTCCTCAACCGCTGCGACTCGACCGAGCATCCACTCGTCGCGGAATACTACCAACGCTGCTTCGGCGGTGAGCTCGACCTCGACCACGCGGCGACGGCAAGCTGA